Genomic DNA from Parambassis ranga chromosome 5, fParRan2.1, whole genome shotgun sequence:
gagagagagctgatcCGCACTCTGTTTGGcgaacagcagcacactgcaggaggagagaggcggACTGTGGTTTTCCGGAAgttctctctgtgctgtcagcGAAACAACTGAGACAGGAGCGAGTTTGGAGGGGCGGAGTTCATGTGTGGTCGGGAGAAGTACCGTCGGTCGGATACACTGTGCGTTGGTTGGAGAGATTTTGAAGCGAAGTTTAAGCCGTACTAATGTTTGGGTCGGGCCGAATgtcagctttgtcgtgcgtctttaatGCTCCAGTGGACGTGTCtgtgactgaggaggaagaaaccttgagcaggacccgtctcttaaggaagaaccttcctgctgccagtcggccgggtagaggagaagaagagggagccaggacagagaggatgaaggagagagaggagcaaacaagCAAAGTAGCAACAGTTTGCTGGGCACGAGGGGCGGGGCTCTATTTGACTATCCCCGCCCCTCGTGCCCAGCACAGTATTTATACCGTTCTGTTCAAACCATGCAGTTTGTTTCACCTTATCCTGACAGCAGGATCTCTTCGTGATGGCTCGTCCATTTCTCGTCCTCAGTCTCTTCGTGGTCTCTCCTGTGCTTGGAGAACTAGTCCAGGTTCTTCAGGGAGACCCGGTAAAGTTTCCGCCGCCTCCAAAGTGCCGCACAGGGGAAGAAGCCGCTCTGATCCACCGGCTGAGAGATGACAGCAGCCGGCTGGTAGCGTCCTGTCATCTGAATCAGGACTGGAAGCCGGGACCAGATTACAGTGACAGGATCAATCAGAGCGCCTCTGTCGTTCTCAGCGCCGCGAACTTGAACGACCACGGCCTGTATGAGTTCACCTGCAAACAGCGCATCGTGAAACACCTGCAGCTGGATGTGCTCGTTCCCTTCGAGGCTCATGTATCAGTCGGTGGGACGGCCAGACTCTCCTGTTACACCGTGACTGCCGGGGAGTCCGTGCGGTCAGTGAGCTGGGAGATACACGGAGAGCTGGTGCTGCAGCGCAGAAGCACCGAGTCCGGGAAAGACTCCGATGATGACCGCCTGTCTGTGTCAGCGGACTGGTCCTCCCACGGAGACTTGTCTCTGACTCTGAGGCCAGTCCGGCGGCAGGATGAGGGAGGTTACCTGTGCTCCGTGTTCACGGGAGGACAGTGGGTCCACGCTGGAGCTGTGAGACTTAAAGTTAGAGACAGAGACGAGGAGCACATCAAAAGCACTGTGTCTGTGAGCAGAGactctgtggacacagaaggCGCACCGGGATCCTGCTGGGTGTCTGTCAGCGTCACAGCAGCGCTCTGTTTTTGGTGGTGTTTTATTGGCTGTGGTCGGACGGTGTCTGAAATCTTGCCGATCCGAGTCCGAGTCTGCTTCACGTGGACCCTGTGCTGCATTTATGTGGACCGTCATCCTGAAGTCAACAGAACCAGAGCGCAGAGAGACGCAGAGTCCCCTGAGTGAGACTCACTGAACTCTCAGCCTTAATATAAAGTTAATAATCTTAGTGTCTATGTTAAAACCTCAGTTTAGACTGTTTCATGAATAAAATGCagtcaaatgtatttttatcatCAACGTGAATAAACATTTGAATTCTTTGAGTGTTCAATGAAGTAACACGTTTTCTTATAAAATCTTTCATATGAATTAAACAGTGTTCAGAAAAATACAGGAGAGAaaaccagcaacaacaacgagtttaaagtgtttttattggtGGAAAGAAAGTGTCGCTGCTCAGGATggagaagagaaacacacactgctgaaagtGACACATTAATGTGTGTTCTTACACACTCTGAACCTCAGCAGCCATCTGtgcaacatgcacacacaacaacagggacacacacaccagatcaTTCATGCTCACCTCTGCATGCTGAAGgaacagcagcaacatctgGCCACCTCCACTCTGGACAGACCGGCTGACAGAGACCCTCAGCAGAGACTATCAAATATATCTTAATTAatgaaatatgtactctctgaagactgtccacagtggtggaaagtaactaagtactgtatttgtactttgttactgtacttaagtaatttttcatgtatttttatgtatcccccaagttaaaaaaaacttgagctccttgagtccagttgcctcgatttaaactcttggaaattaaaagtaagtacttaagactttggttaagtaggatcgttgatgtagcacatctacttttacttgagtatatattttgctgggtaattgtactttcacttaagtaccaAACTTCActgcttcctccaccactgacagcacaagatatgatgactagtattgttattatgaagtttgtccacagtgcaggatcatcagtgagacctggacaccttggacccttcctctgttaccaggtcaggtgctggaggagcagaggaaggagtggaggctctcaggtgttggactgctgctgggacgtcctctggagtttcctcacagggctccacatgacctgtgtggtataagaccataatgatcagcctgataattaacactgtaaataatccagatcaTTCATAATGCAcagaccttcatctgtggaggctgtggcatcttcatgaggagacacagacaaatgtttaagcacctgatgaaaaacagaatttaaaaatgccataaaataacaactatatgacaataattgactagcttgtcatttacagagaaacacctgagcattaataaacactaaatagactaaatacatacattggtttttcctgctgtggtttagagctcattaactctaacagtaagttgtaacagcagcacttagcttaatgctgaacaagctaaagtagcattagcatagcagctacacactgttgctgcatgagctaacaagctactttacagcttcatttacgttttatatcacgtcattatattgacgtttgtaactcatttagcagacgtttgtatGCAGAGCGActcagtgaacattcaggctgcagcatgaaggaggctgtagtgacgtgaagcctgCGTCTCTACAAGTGTTctgtgatacaatgtgaaacaagacaaacagtggtggagtaagatgaggctcagctgtgtcacagactcttacctctctccCGTTTTGTCCTCTGTTCCTTTCTTTTGGCGTCTTTCCTCGCAGCCCtgagtgtgtgcttcctcctttattttgaacgagccgcgcctctctgcttccagcagctgtcacagggccccctaagataaaaataagagataagatagataaaaacatttcataaacCTGCGGATTAAATTCATAATAGAAGAAACAAAACCAGCCACGTGACGTCATTTTGTAACAATTcacctgtttttaaaaaatcaggAAAACGCCACCACGCGCTATTCTCACGGGCGGgtcttattttgctgctgctggtttatccGTTAATAAAAAACCGCCAggctaggccacacacaccacaccaaaatcccaataatatttacaaaaacacagaggagccagaaaTCGATTGTTTAGAGTTCACGCTGTATTGTAGACAGAGCACAGGTGATCAGCTCGCGCACACAAGCAGCGCGACACAACCGGTCTTTTTCCACAAAGTTTCTCCCTGTAACCCAGAGTTTAGTGCAACCCGATCAGTTcccaaataatatatacagaatatttcCAGTTCGGAGTTCGAGAGAACGGTCCAAATGAACCCGTGTCCCTCCGTGAGGACTAGATCAGCAGTTCCTCGGTGAGACGTCGTTCcattaaaaagaataaaacgcgATCTCACCAAACTCCAGTCGTTCGGGTAAAATCCTTTTTTAGTCCTGGGGTAATCCACTGTCTTTGGTAAATCCACAATGTCCGTAGATTCCACTTAAATCGCGGTAAATCCAGCCAGGGAAAAGGCCCAAACGCTGCTCCACATGCCGGCGTCTTTCAGGAAAAGGTCCACTCGTCCACCTGTGTCTtccgtgtgtctcctgtgtcctcccgtgtgtcctccgtagagacatttaaatgttccgcacagggatcccacacctccgcagcgtagattggcaggtgacaaatatacatacatgacatttatacgtgatgagaaataataacctcttttctctcatttccaaAACAGCCATGTAAAAAGGTGATTATGAGGCAACCTTTACAACCCTTATTATTATTGGACTGAAAATGTcacaaatactaaaaaaatccaTTCAACGAGATAAATTCAACGATATTAACATGTAGAacgatcaaacacacacagagacaataagAACCAGCTGACTCTCATAtcaaaccaataaataaaagacagattTAAAGTCAAACTCCAAATGTGAGAGAGGGGAACATGGAGCTATTTCAGGGTTTATCCTCATTCTACTGCTTTCTTCTGTATAAAACCATCCCTGAGCTCAGCAGGCCTGAAGTCCACGATCATCCTCCAACACCAAAGAATCCCAGAATTTAGCATCAATCCTTTCATTATAATAatgactctctgtctgttttatggGGGCAGCAGGTATGTGTGCCTAGTTTTGTTCTAATCTTTAGATTCTGTCATTTAAGGAATGGATTACACaaacagctgaagctgaaggtttttatttcactatggactcaacactgacctcagccCATTTGTCAGCCTGCTCCTGTGATGTACGATGACAGCTTCTGGccaaataaaggttcaaataaatagaATAATATAATAACTTAAATACTATAATTAGATACGTGGAGCTAAAGGCACAACAAGGCAGCTAACTCATAAATGAACTGCtttggtgttattattattctttatgTGACTATGGGCATATGACGTATTTATCTCGACCGTACCCGCGTTTCACTTCAAACCGCCTGATGTTAgcagctgtctgtgctgagttaatGTTCCATTATAATAACACTGACCGTCTCCCTGAATGGAAGGATAGCTATGATATAAAATCACGTCTATGTATAGGAAACCCGGATAATAGAGCCGAACTGTGGCCGAACTCACAGCAAAGTCTTGATCAataactgatgtgtgtgtggagtcagaagaaccagctgctgcttctaaaATCCACATTTGAGCAGTTTGAAGCGGGAGTTTGGTGAAGGAGGAAGTAGCAGCTGCTTCACTGATCTTTCCTGAATATTTCAGTTTAgcatcaaacacagaaacatattttcCACAGACCGTGGACAGAGTTTCATTAGTGAACACACGACACACTTTAAGACTGGTTTTGACGCCACTGCGAGTTTTTCTCCCTGTGAACAAATCCAGGTGAAGAAGCTGATGAGTGAGTTAGCACGAGTGGCTAACGTTACCTGAAAGAATCCTCTTCAGTCCACGCTGTCGCCTGTGGAAGTTTTCCACGGTTTGCACTGGTCCACTCAGTGTGATTCGCAGAGTGTGGACTTTGGTTTGGACGAAATTCTTTGTGTTCCGACCCCGAGACAATTGAGACAGGAgccgacagagagagagagaggcgcagTGTGCTGATGGAGGCTCTGTTTGGcgaacagcagcacactgcaggaggagagaggcggACTGTGGTTTTCCGGaagttctctctctgctgtcagcgaAACAACTGAGACAGGAGCGAGTTTGGAGGGGCGGAGTTCATGTGTGGTCGGGAGAAGTACCGTCGGTCGGATACACTGTGCGTTGGTTGGAGAGATTTTGAAGCGAAGTTTAAGCCGTACTAATGTTTGGGTCGGGCCGAATGTCAGCTTTGTCCTGCGTCTTCAATGCTCCAGTGGACGTGTCTGTGACTTCCAccctccacacagagagggtggctcagagagagagagcggatacGCACTCTGTTTCGcgaacagcagcacactgcaggaggagaaaggcGCAGCGTGCGCTCATGAGACTTTCACGGAGTTTTCGGTCTGTTTGTTTCCATACGGATCCGGGATCCGCACGCAGTGGGAACCACGGTCGGGGGTTTATTATTGTCACTTATTATGAACTGTTTTGTCTGATTGGTGTGTTTCACTGAGTGCTGTAATAACATGTATTTATATTAAAGTGACGCTGCCTCTTCATTCACATtacagtcatgtttttattcatctttccacattaatgttacattttagaCTAAAAATCAATGACTGGAAAACAtcaaaaaaggacaaagatgGTCCGCCGTACGGCAGCCGGCACACCAGGACATGAAAAATTCTGAAAGCGCGCAGGAGGAGAGACGAGGTTTGTTTTGAGCGTGGAGGACTGTGAGACTGAAAGCCGAGAGCTGCGAGGTAAGAACACACCAGTGGACGCGTCTGTGAcgagctacacacacagagaaggtggctcagagagagagagagagagagctgatcCGCACTCTGTTTGGcgaacagcagcacactgcaggaggagagaggccgACTGTGGTTTTCCGGaagttctctctctgctgtcagcgaAACAACTGAGACAGGAGCGAGTTTGGAGGGGCGGAGTTCATGTGTGGTCGGGAGAAGTACCGTCGGTCGGATACACTGTGCGTTGGTTGGAGAGATTTTGAAGCGAAGTTTAAGCCGTACTAATGTTTGGGTCGGGCCGAATGTCAGCTTTGTCGTGGGTCTTTAATGCTCCAGTGGATGTCTCtgtgactgaggaggaagaaaccttgagcaggacccgtgtcttaaggaagaaccttcctgctgccagtcggccgggtagaggagaagaagagggagccaggacagagaggatgaaggagagagaggagcaaacaagCAAAGTAGCAGCAGTTTGCTGTAGGTCACAGGCGGGGCTCTATTTGACTATCCCCGCCCCTCGTGCCCAGCACAGTATTTAAACCGTTCTGTTCAAACCATGCAGTTTGTTTCACCTTATCCTGACAGCAGGATCTCTTCGTGATGGCTCGTCCATTTCTCGTCATCAGTCTCTTCGTGGTCTCTCCTGTGCTTGGAGAACTAGTCCAGGTTCTTCAGGGAGACCCGGTAAAGTTTCCACCGCCTCCAAAGTGCCGCACAGGGGAAGAAGCCGCTCTGATCCACCGGCTGAGAGATGACAGCAGCCGGCTGGTAGCGTCCTGTCCTCTGAATCAGGACTGGAAGCCGGGACCAGATTACAGTGACAGGATCAATCAGAGCGCCTCTGTCGTTCTCAGCGCCGCGAACTTGAACGACCACGGCCTCTATGAGTTCACCTGCAAACAGCGCATCGTGAAACACCTGCAGCTGGATGTGCTCGTTCCCTTCGAGGCTCATGTATCAGCCGGTGGGACGGTCAGACTCCCCTGTTACACCGTGACTGCCGGGGAGTCCGTGCAGTCAGTGCGCTGGGAGAGACACGGAGAGCTGGTGCTGCAGCGCAGAAGCACCGAGTCCGGGAAAGACTCCGAGGAAAGACGAGTGTCTGTGTCAGCGGACTGGCACCGCACAGGGGACCTGTCACTCACCATGGAGCCGGCTCAGCCCGGAGACCGGGGGGTCTACTTCTGCTACTTCTACTCAAACGGACAGAAGAGACGCGGAAACCCTGCAGCAGTGAGACTGGAGGTCCCGCAGAGGGTCCCTGAACCACCTGCGCGCACACCGCCGCCTCccccccagcagcaggtagagtccACTGTTCCCGCTGCAGCTAACCACTGGTTTTATTGACACATGTGTAATTGTGCATAACTACAGcatgactgtcagagctgacaaagtttcttcctgtctgcagcagtcagagtgCCACACTGggaccaccatcatcaccacagtCACAGTGATGGCTGTGCTCTTTGTGCCGCTGATCGCTTTTCTTGGCTGGAAACTGAAGAGCAGAGGATTTGAGACGAACCAACCCGAGCAGAAGAACGTCTGGGAAGGCggtgaggacagaggagaggaggggagcggacaggaggaggacaccaaATTTAACATAGTGATGGTTTAGAAGCAGCAGTCTGgttctgtctttgttgctgGAACCAAAACAGGTGATTTTAACCCTCATAAGCTGTAGAGAATTTTaatatgactgacagctggtccTGTCCCTGACTCTGGGGTGTATTGTCCCTTTAACTGTCTTCTTCACATATACCCTCAGCTTTAGTCTTCCAGCcccagaacatgtttttccaGATCCTAATGAACTTTTCTGACTCCATACTTCTGATCATGTCCATTCACTATTATTGTACTTTACTGCTATGCTTCAAATAAACTGATTTCTGTTTCCACTGTAATATTTATATGAAAGTTAATTAACGGCCCTGTGGCCCTAATGCTAATGCTGGTggggaatctgtgtttttataattttgAAGGTGTCAATAGTGAAACGGATCTGTCTTCCTTTCTGTTATCCTTTCATTTAAAATCTGGCTTTGTGCCCTTTTCAGAGTGGTTTCTGCCCTGTAACCTTTTATTGTGGATGCCAGCCTAAGCCTGCATAGTATAAGTTTGTCTTGCCTGTTACTCTCAGGATCAATTAGTATGAAGAAGTGAAACACAACACTAACTCACACTGGTGAATGTGACACATTGTGGTTGTGTAGTGGCTATTTTACCCCCCACTCGGTTGGTTGGGTACAGGGGATGTTGTTTTCTACGCGCTGATATTTCCAAAATAAATCGTTTGATGCATCATAATCTTTGGCTGAGGTTCCCGTTTGTTGTTAACAAAGGGTTTAACGAGCATATTTAATATTATGGTACTAACCTCCCCGCTCCTACAGGCTACCTGTCTGATCTGatcacctgtgttcatttaagccttaTCCACCAACCCTAAGctgccatctagcgacaaacaaaagcaattacagcttaacttcatggctcctacaATGTGTGTTCctaccagtggtggaggaagtatgaagcttggtacttaagtaaaagtacaaatatatactcaagtaaaagtagaagtacatcaacaatcctacttaagtaaaagtcttaagtacttttaaatgtacttaaagtattcaaagtaaaagtactcacacactgaatatatatgattgatttccattgcaaaggatctgaacaggttaaaataatcgaagaaatcatctcaaatgaaaatggaccatgtgtagttaatgtacatgttaagtccagaagcagctatggacaggtctgtgtgtcatgaggcaggctgtgggcatcaagtgaacagagaggctgctgataacaaacaggcattcagaatgtttactgtgtcagtgttcctgctgtagattcatgttatgattcatgttcatcagacattcatggatggacctgtgttagcagacagcagctaactagttagctcactgagccagagcaccggcatcatgactgaggctcattatagaaacacagctggcagcgtgacaccacctccatgcagagtctgacctcacatcagtccagcactgtgttcatcacatggaacaaggaactacagacactgtagaaatgtagtggaggagaaagtactggtaacagctgcaacatggagtcaAAGTAGAAAGtatcactattatttttacttagaaacacataaaaactttACATTTACTGTTATTGTAAGTAAATGGACATGatcagaggagacagaaaagtTCATTaggatcagtggtggaaagtaactaagtatttgtactttctTACTGTCTTAAGtaatttgtatgtatttgtactgtacttaagtcatttttttatgtattactAAGTTTTCAAATaatgtctgtgtttgactgAACGCTGTGATATTTATATGAAAGTTAATTGAATGCCTGTTGATTCAGATTACAATCGTACACATGGGTTTATTCATTTTTCCACATTCAATTACAATAAATGTTAAAACTACACTAAAAATCAACGactcaaagaaaacatcaaagaaaaaggggacatgaaaataaaatgaatatataaagaaaagaagaattaatAACTCTACAGTCTGACGTTTACATCGACCAAGCTGCGTGCTTCAGGCGGGaatgtctctgtgtgacagcgcTGCAGGAGGGAGCGGGAGGACTTAGGGTGTTAACAGCGCCACCTGGGGAGGCGGGGACCTCAAACCCAGGAAATGAGAAAAAGGGCACACAGGTTCGAATCATACACAGGGCAAGGATCGTATACCACAAaagaagatttatttaattacaaAGAGATTAAAATCCACAGACtatgtttaaaatcaataatcaaacgTGTTGCCAGTTCACCGCATGAGTTGGGATGgccctgaaaaataaaataaacactgacaaGGCTGAGGCTCACCGGGGGCAGAGGAACAAACCAAGAAGGGATCAAACTACACACCCGTGACACTACACTCCAACGAAATGACGTGAAGAAAACCCAGCACCAGGGAAGGGGGACCAGCACCGCTGGGCCACAGCTCCTGTACAGCAGAACAAAAGAGAATTAATCACAAATCACAAGGACCCAACCACATCAACAACATGGCAACATGAgcgtgcgtacacacacacacacacacacacacacacacacacacacacacacacacacacaaattaaaccaaaaacaaaactaaaactaTAATTCAATATAAAAGAAGTACGAATATTAGGACTAAGCCTATAGAATAATCAACATAAtcagaaataacagaaaaataacCCAAACAAGAATCCAAAGGCCCATCTATACAGAACCATTCAGACGTGGATGCAGCTGTATTAAAAGCTGCTGGTCCAAAATCCACGGACGAAGACCCCACGGCCGCGCAGCCACCGTTGCAGGCTATTGCTGCTCGCTTCTgccacacaggaggaggaagagagacgCAGGAGGAGCGCCACCTGCCTGCTGAAATAGGAACGGCGCCACCAATCagcacaagacaacaagagaatTAACTCACCTGGCCACATCTGCTCTGTTTTACAAAACACTTATTAAAAAACAAGGTTTTCAGTGACAGCAGGAGGACAAAGCTACAAAGCTCCGGTTCAGGGCGCTGCAGGTGTCCTCACAGACAGAAGCTCTGCTCCACCCTGTCACTGTTCAAGGAGAGGAGGCCAACAGCGGGTGGAGCCGCAGACTGGAGCAGACTGAGCACTCCGCCTCTCCGACCGAGTCCTCTCTGCTCCTGCCTCATTCGTCTctgagacacaacaacaacaacttcctACAAATCGAAGTCCACACAGCTCACAGTCCACCGAGTGGACCAGCTCAGTCCACGAGAGACTTCCACAGCTGACACCTAGAACACACCGTTACTTTAACATCATGAGAGAGCCGAACTGTGGCCGAACTCACAGCAAAGTCTTGATCAataactgatgtgtgtgtggagtcagaagaaccagctgctgc
This window encodes:
- the LOC114435420 gene encoding uncharacterized protein LOC114435420; protein product: MARPFLVISLFVVSPVLGELVQVLQGDPVKFPPPPKCRTGEEAALIHRLRDDSSRLVASCPLNQDWKPGPDYSDRINQSASVVLSAANLNDHGLYEFTCKQRIVKHLQLDVLVPFEAHVSAGGTVRLPCYTVTAGESVQSVRWERHGELVLQRRSTESGKDSEERRVSVSADWHRTGDLSLTMEPAQPGDRGVYFCYFYSNGQKRRGNPAAVRLEVPQRVPEPPARTPPPPPQQQQSECHTGTTIITTVTVMAVLFVPLIAFLGWKLKSRGFETNQPEQKNVWEGGEDRGEEGSGQEEDTKFNIVMV